The following are encoded in a window of Thamnophis elegans isolate rThaEle1 chromosome 14, rThaEle1.pri, whole genome shotgun sequence genomic DNA:
- the APRT gene encoding adenine phosphoribosyltransferase, whose protein sequence is MPVLPPEKGAALFAMSSEDEQKRRLIRQRIRDFPDFPSPGVLFRDISPMLKDPVAFKAAIDLLESHIRASHKDIDYIAGLDSRGFLFGPVLAQRLGVGFLLIRKKGKLPGATESISYALEYGKAELEVQKDIVEPGQKVIIVDDLLATGGTMRAACELMTKLQANILDCLVLIELSFLKGVEAVKPFPLYSLLQYH, encoded by the exons ATGCCAGTCCTTCCTCCGGAGAAGGGAGCAGCCCTTTTCGCCATGAGCTCCGAGGACGAGCAGAAGCGGCGCTTGATCCGCCAGCGGATCCGGGATTTCCCGGACTTCCCCTCGCCCGGCGTCCTGTTCCG GGACATCAGCCCTATGTTGAAGGACCCCGTGGCGTTCAAAGCAGCCATCGACCTGCTGGAATCCCACATCAGGGCCTCCCACAAGGATATCGACTACATTGCAg GCCTCGATTCCCGCGGCTTCCTCTTTGGCCCAGTTTTGGCTCAGAGGTTGGGGGTTGGATTCCTGCTCATCCGCAAGAAAGGGAAGCTTCCGGGAGCCACCGAATCCATCTCCTACGCACTGGAATATGGGAAG GCGGAATTGGAAGTCCAGAAGGACATAGTGGAGCCAGGACAGAAAGTCATCATAGTGGACGATCTGCTGGCAACGGGAG gtACCATGCGAGCCGCCTGTGAGCTGATGACAAAGCTGCAGGCCAACATCCTGGATTGCCTGGTGCTCATCGAGCTGTCCTTCCTCAAAGGTGTAGAGGCCGTGAAGCCCTTCCCCCTCTACTCACTCTTGCAATACCACTGA
- the GALNS gene encoding N-acetylgalactosamine-6-sulfatase has protein sequence METQPRLMPALWGLALLWLLGAAANLPGTPAAPNLVLLLMDDMGWGDLGVFGNPSKETPNLDQMAAEGMLFPSFYTANPLCSPSRAALLTGRLPIRNGFYTTNAHARNAYTPQDVTGGIPDSELLLPELLKKAGYANKIVGKWHLGHQPQFHPLRHGFDTWFGSPNCHFGPYDNKATPNIPVYRNLEMIGRYYEDIQIDRKSGEANLTQMYLQEALDFISSQQASHQPFLLYWAIDATHAPVYASREFLGTSQRGLYGDAMREIDFSIGKILRHLQNLGISNKTFVFFTSDNGAALISAPEQGGSNGPFLCGKETTFEGGMREPAIAWWPGHIPAGQVSYQLANVMDLFTTCLSLAGLQPPSDRQIDGIDLLPVLLQGKVIDRPIFYYRGNEMMAVRVGLYKAHYWTWSNSWEQFIQGIDFCPGQNVSGVTTHQQVEHSKLPLIFHLGKDPGEKYPISFSSAEYQFVLERVSPVVQEHKATLVPGQPQLNVCDRAVMNWAPPGCEKLGKCLKAPPPDPKKCFWPH, from the exons ATGGAGACGCAGCCCCGGCTGATGCCGGCCCTTTGGGGCCTGGCCCTCTTGTGGCTCCTGGGGGCAGCCGCCAACCTCCCCGGGACCCCCGCGGCGCCCAACCTGGTCCTGCTGCTGATGGACGAC ATGGGTTGGGGTGACTTAGGTGTGTTTGGAAATCCTTCCAAAGAAACCCCAAACTTAGACCAGATGGCTGCAGAAGGGATGCTTTTCCCAAGCTTCTACACCGCCAACCCTCTCTGTTCCCCAT cCAGGGCAGCACTCCTGACAGGCCGTCTCCCTATAAGGAATGGCTTCTATACCACCAATGCCCATGCCAGAAACG CCTACACGCCGCAGGACGTAACTGGGGGCATCCCGGATTCTGAGCTGCTCCTTCCCGAATTGCTGAAGAAAGCAGGCTATGCCAATAAGATAGTTGGCAAAtg GCACCTGGGCCACCAACCTCAGTTCCATCCCTTGAGGCATGGCTTTGACACCTGGTTTGGATCTCCCAATTGCCATTTTGGACCGTATGATAACAAAGCCACCCCCAACATTCCTGTTTATAGGAATTTGGAAATGATTGGCAG GTATTACGAAGATATACAAATTGATCGTAAGTCTGGAGAAGCAAACCTAACTCAAATGTACTTACAG GAAGCCCTGGATTTCATAAGCAGCCAGCAAGCCAGCCATCAGCCATTCTTGCTCTATTGGGCCATCGATGCCACGCATGCCCCCGTGTACGCCTCCAGGGAGTTCCTAGGCACAAGCCAAAGAGGATT GTATGGCGATGCTATGCGGGAAATTGACTTTAGCATTGGGAAAATTCTTAGGCACCTTCAGAATCTGGGCATCAGCAACAAGACCTTTGTGTTTTTTACATCTGACAATGGGGCCGCCCTCATTTCAGCCCCAGAACAAG GAGGCAGCAATGGCCCTTTCCTATGTGGCAAGGAAACGACTTTTGAAGGTGGCATGAGAGAACCAGCTATTGCCTGGTGGCCAGGACACATACCTGCAGGACAG GTGAGTTACCAGCTGGCCAACGTGATGGATCTCTTCACCACTTGCCTCTCGCTGGCAGGACTGCAGCCTCCCAGTGACAGACAGATTGATGGCATCGACCTCCTGCCTGTCCTCCTGCAAGGCAAAGTAATTGACAG ACCAATCTTTTATTACCGTGGCAATGAGATGATGGCAGTGCGGGTTGGGCTTTATAAGGCCCATTACTGGACCTGGAGCAATTCCTGGGAGCAGTTCATCCAG GGCATCGATTTCTGCCCGGGGCAGAATGTCTCCGGAGTCACCACCCACCAGCAAGTGGAGCACTCCAAGCTCCCCCTGATCTTCCACTTGGGGAAGGACCCTGGAGAGAAGTATCCGATCAG CTTCTCCAGTGCCGAATACCAGTTTGTTTTGGAAAGAGTCTCTCCCGTCGTCCAAGAGCACAAGGCCACGCTGGTCCCGGGGCAGCCTCAGCTGAACGTCTGCGACAGGGCAGTCATG AACTGGGCTCCTCCAGGCTGTGAGAAGCTGGGGAAGTGTTTGAAAGCTCCCCCTCCTGACCCAAAGAAATGCTTTTGGCCACACTGA